The following proteins are co-located in the Triticum aestivum cultivar Chinese Spring chromosome 1A, IWGSC CS RefSeq v2.1, whole genome shotgun sequence genome:
- the LOC123187048 gene encoding gamma-gliadin-like — MKTFLIFVLLAMAMSIVTAARQLNPSKQELQSPQQLYPQQPYPQQPYPPQQPFPTPQQYFPHQSQQPFSPPQQSFPQPQQATPLQPQQPFPQQPQQPQQAFPQPQQQFALQPQQQFPQLQQPQQSFPQQPQRPHPFPQQLEQVISQQPQQPFLLQPQQPFPQQPEQIISQQPQQLFSQSQQPFPQQPQQPFPLQPQQPFPQQPAQIIAQQPQQPSPLQPQQPFLRQPQQSFLQQPQQPFPQPQQVVQINPQQPQQPFSQSRQPFPQQPQQPFPLQPQQPFPQQSAQIIPQQPQQPFPLQPQQSFLRQSQQPFLQQPQQPSPQPQQVVQIIPQQPQQPFPLLANQPQQPYPQQQPSGVMV, encoded by the coding sequence ATGAAGACCTTCCTCATCTTCGTCCTCCTTGCCATGGCGATGAGCATCGTCACTGCTGCTAGGCAGCTAAACCCTAGCAAGCAAGAGTTGCAATCACCACAACAATTATATCCGCAGCAACCATATCCACAGCAACCATATCCACCACAACAACCATTTCCCACACCCCAACAATATTTCCCCCATCAATCACAACAACCATTTTCCCCACCACAACAATCATTTCCCCAACCCCAACAAGCAACCCCCCTACAACCACAACAACCATTCCCCCAGCAACCCCAACAACCACAACAAGCTTTTCCCCAACCCCAACAACAATTTGCCTTGCAACCACAACAACAATTTCCCCAGCTCCAACAACCACAACAATCATTCCCACAACAACCCCAGAGACCACACCCATTCCCCCAACAACTAGAACAAGTAATTTCACAGCAACCACAACAACCATTCCTCCTGCAACCGCAACAACCATTCCCCCAGCAACCAGAACAAATAATATCCCAGCAACCCCAACAACTATTTTCTCAGTCACAACAACCATTTCCCCAGCAACCCCAACAACCATTTCCCCTGCAACCGCAACAACCATTTCCCCAACAACCAGCACAAATAATTGCTCAGCAACCTCAACAACCATCCCCTCTGCAACCACAACAACCGTTCCTCCGGCAACCACAACAATCGTTCCTCCAGCAACCACAACAACCATTTCCCCAACCCCAACAAGTAGTACAAATAAATCCCCAGCAACCCCAACAACCATTTTCCCAGTCACGACAACCATTTCCCCAGCAACCCCAACAACCATTCCCACTGCAACCGCAACAACCATTTCCCCAGCAATCAGCACAAATAATTCCTCAGCAACCCCAACAACCATTCCCTCTACAACCACAACAATCATTCCTTCGGCAATCACAACAACCGTTCCTCCAACAACCACAACAACCATCTCCCCAACCCCAACAAGTAGTACAAATAATTCCCCAGCAACCCCAACAACCATTCCCTCTGCTGGCAAACCAACCTCAGCAACCTTATCCACAACAGCAACCATCAGGAGTAATGGTATAG